The proteins below come from a single Lineus longissimus chromosome 5, tnLinLong1.2, whole genome shotgun sequence genomic window:
- the LOC135488699 gene encoding cornifelin-like, translated as MSINEGEEPVTRQPMAMETPAAGRPFATPLMGCCVGGAKTCCYGFFCLPCMLCGIAKRQQENICTPCCPGGVVAMRTKMRVQYGIEGSIMGDCCVAQCCLCCATCQMSREADHVGL; from the exons ATGTCCATCAACGAAG GTGAAGAACCAGTAACTAGGCAGCCGATGGCCATGGAGACCCCAGCGGCTGGCCGGCCGTTCGCGACACCTCTCATGGGCTGCTGCGTTGGAGGAGCAAAAACGT GTTGCTATGGCTTCTTTTGCTTACCTTGTATGCTATGTGGAATTGCCAAACGACAACAGGAAAACATATGTACTCCATGTTGTCCCGGTGGAGTGGTGGCAATGAGAACAAAGATGAGAGTTCAGTACGGAATTGAG GGCTCCATCATGGGAGATTGCTGTGTCGCCCAGTGTTGTTTGTGCTGTGCCACCTGCCAGATGTCCCGAGAAGCGGACCATGTGGGACTATAG
- the LOC135487526 gene encoding placenta-specific gene 8 protein-like, with amino-acid sequence MSHSHVTTKTERVVVTTQPSTQSATVTIQGAHVVATRDWHSGLCGCCDDFGGAMYTFCCICCKLCDIGKRTNEHCCALNCTSGVGLVALRTKLRTMYGIQGGICTDTILTACCPLCIVCQMDRELKSMGV; translated from the exons ATGTCTCACTCTCACGTCACCACCAAGACTGAGCGCGTTGTGGTCACAACCCAGCCATCGACACAGTCAGCTACCGTCACCATCCAGGGAGCTCATGTAGTAGCAACCAGAGATTGGCACAGCGGTCTCTGTGGATGCTGCGATGACTTCGGCGGAG CCATGTACACGTTCTGCTGCATCTGCTGCAAGCTTTGTGACATTGGCAAGCGAACCAATGAACATTGCTGTGCCCTGAACTGCACCTCTGGCGTGGGCCTGGTCGCGCTCAGGACGAAACTCAGGACCATGTATGGTATCCAA GGTGGCATCTGCACGGACACCATCTTGACGGCCTGCTGCCCACTCTGCATCGTTTGTCAGATGGACCGAGAGCTCAAGAGCATGGGAGTCTAG